In the genome of Lysobacter sp. BMK333-48F3, the window CAGATAGCCCTCGTTGGCGATGCGTTCCTGATAGAAACTCAGCACGTCGCCGACGGTCGCCCAGGCGTCGAGCAGGGCGATGGCCGGGTCGGCCGCATCGCGGGTGGTCAGCGCCTGCAGCGGGCGCAAGCTGCGCGCGGGCCGTTCGCCGTCGGCGGGCAGGTCGATGGCGGCGGTCGCCAGCCGGGCTTTCATGCTGGCCAGGAAGCGGCCGTGGGTGCCGACGCGGTAAGCCAGCTCGGGCAGGCCGCGGCGGTTGTCGATCGGCACCGGGGTGGAGATCGCGACGCCTTCGCAGCAGCCGCAGCCGGCACCGCCGCAACCGCATCCATGACTGTGGGCGCTCATCGGCCACCTCCGACGGAGATCGCGAGCTTGCCGTGCTCGGGATAATTGGGGTCCTGGTCCAGGCGCGCGATCTCGTGCCCGCCCAGGCGCAGCAGGCCGTCCTCGAGTTCGCGATTGGCGGGCGCGAACAGCCGTTGCAGGCGGACCACGCGGGCGCATTCCACGCCCGGCACCGCCATCGCCTCGGCGACCAGCGCGCTGATCCGCAGCGGCTGGCCGAAGCTGAGCCGGTCGGGGTGGAAATAGCCGGGCTGGCCGTCGCGGCGGCGGCCGGCGCCGAAACGGTCGAGCAAGGCGGCCTTGATCGCGCCGCGTTCGTAGCCGGGCAAGGCGCAGACCTCCAGGGCCAGGTCGATCGGCACGTACACCGCGGTTTCCAGATGCAGGTCGTGGCCCATGCGGCGCACGCGCTGCAACGCCGCCTGCACCTCGCCCAGCAGCGGCGCCTCGGCCGGCACGCGCCCATAAGGATCCAGCGCCACGTCGGCCTCGTACCAACTGCCGGTCCAGACCAGTTCGCCGCTGGCGCGCTGCACGCGCGGGTCGCGTTCGGCCAGACGGGCGTAGTCGTCGGCGGTGATCGCACGCAGGCGCTGGCTGCGGAACGCGCCGGGGGCGAGCAGGCGCGCCTGCGCCAGCGGCTCGGCATCGCTGCCGCCCTGCGCCGGCAGCGGATTGTCGACCCGCAGTTGCAGGCCGCTCCAATCGCCGTCGCGCAGGTGCACGCGGTTGATGCTGTGCGCGCCGACGTTGCCGGCGCGGCCGTTGCCGATCCGGTAGCGGGCCTGGAAGCGCTGCCCGGCGGCCGGGCGCTTGCCGAGATCGTCGTCGCCGAAGCGCAGCCGGGCGACGCCCTGGTTGTCGATTTCGGCGACCACGTGGCGGTCCTCGCTCGCGCTGGAGAGCAGGTCGAATGCCGGCGTCCACGCGCCGCCGTCGCTATCGTCCAGGCGCAGCGCCGGCAGCGCCGCGCGCGGGTCCTGGCGCAGGCTGGCGGAGGCGGCGCGCGCGGCGGCGGGAGCCGCTTCGCGATGGGTCAGCGGCGTCTCGTCCAAGGACCAGTTGAAGCGCCCCGGCCGCAGTTCGATGTCCGCCGGCTGGCCTTCGCATTCGCACACCGCTTCGCTCTGGCCGTCCGGCACCGCGCCCAGGTCCTGCGTCGGCGCGTCGCGGCCGTGATCGGCCAGGACCACGTTGCCGAGCGCGATCGAGACCTCGCGCAGGCGCGGGCACTGCGGCGCCGGGCCCAGCGCGCTCAGGCACAGCGGGAACGGCAGCGCGTCGTCGGCATGCCAGCGCACCCGCAGCAAAGGGGTCGGGCGCGGGTCGTCGGCGCCGGCGGGATAGAGGTCATCCACCAGCGGCTCGACTTCGACCAGGCGTACCGGCCATACGCGCTGTGGGTCGGCATCGGCTTCCAGACCGGTGCGCGGGCCGATCGCTTCTTTCAGCAACAGCACCTCGCCGACGCGCAGTTCCAGCGCGCGCGCTTCGCCTTCGCCGTCGGCCCAGCGGTCGCGCAGCACCGCCGCGGTAGCGCCGCTCGGCAGGCAGCAGTCGTCGCGGCCCCAGTCGTAGAACGCGATCCGGTTGTGAGCGCTGCGCAGCGGGAGGGTGGCCGCGGAGTCGGCGAGGTGCGGCTGGAAGCTCTCGTAGCTGTCGGCCGCAAGCTCGCGCATCGCGTCGGCATCGAGCAGGCCGGGCAGCGGCGCGTCGGCGGCGATGCCGCTGAGGAATTGCAGCGCCGTCGCCGGCAGGTCGAGGTCCTGCGAGGTCTCGATCGCGACCCAGGCGCGGGCGTTGCAGCCTTCGTGCAGGCGGTAGTCGACCAGGCGGGCGTGACGGCGCACGGAAATGCGCTGACGGGCGGTGTCCAGATAGGCCTCGGTGGCGACCGCGTCCTGGTAATAGCTGAGGTAGTCGCCGGCATAGGCGAGCACTTCGATCAGGGTCAGGCCGAGGTCGGGCACGTGCCCGGGTTGCCAGTCCGGCGACAGCAGCGCCAGCCGGTCCTGGATCAGGCGGCGGAAGCTGGCGTAGTCCTTGGCCAGATAGGACAGCGCCGGTTCCGGCGGCGGCGCTTCGACGCAGGCCTGCGCCGGTGCGCAGTCCAGGTCGGAGGGGCAACCGGCCTTGAAAGAGAACTCGGCGCTGGCGTACATCGGGTCCAGGCCCTGGATATCGAGCAGGCGCAGGCGGTAGCGCGAATGGTCGCCGCGCCGGTCCAGGCGCAGCACCAGCCAGTCGTCGACATCGGCTTCTTCGCTGGCATGCGGGTCGACATCGACGATGCCGATCCCGCCGATCCGGGTGCCGCCTTCGATGCGCAGGTGGCGCAGCAAGCCCGGGCCGTCCTCGGCGAATTCGGGCGGCAGCTTGCCCAGGAAGTACACATGCAGGCTCAACTGGTCGGCGGAGACCTCGACGAAGTCCAGGCCGACCCGGCCGTGGAAGGCGCGGACGTCCTGGCGGCGCGGGTCGTTGCAGCACGAGAGGCTCATGGCGGCTCCTGGCTTCAGGTCGCGCGGACGAAGCGCGCGGTTTGTTCTTCGCGGGTGAGCAGCAGCACGTAGCTGAGCTCGACGATCAGCGCCGCGTCCTGCGCCGTCACCCGCAGCGCGCGC includes:
- a CDS encoding putative baseplate assembly protein → MSLSCCNDPRRQDVRAFHGRVGLDFVEVSADQLSLHVYFLGKLPPEFAEDGPGLLRHLRIEGGTRIGGIGIVDVDPHASEEADVDDWLVLRLDRRGDHSRYRLRLLDIQGLDPMYASAEFSFKAGCPSDLDCAPAQACVEAPPPEPALSYLAKDYASFRRLIQDRLALLSPDWQPGHVPDLGLTLIEVLAYAGDYLSYYQDAVATEAYLDTARQRISVRRHARLVDYRLHEGCNARAWVAIETSQDLDLPATALQFLSGIAADAPLPGLLDADAMRELAADSYESFQPHLADSAATLPLRSAHNRIAFYDWGRDDCCLPSGATAAVLRDRWADGEGEARALELRVGEVLLLKEAIGPRTGLEADADPQRVWPVRLVEVEPLVDDLYPAGADDPRPTPLLRVRWHADDALPFPLCLSALGPAPQCPRLREVSIALGNVVLADHGRDAPTQDLGAVPDGQSEAVCECEGQPADIELRPGRFNWSLDETPLTHREAAPAAARAASASLRQDPRAALPALRLDDSDGGAWTPAFDLLSSASEDRHVVAEIDNQGVARLRFGDDDLGKRPAAGQRFQARYRIGNGRAGNVGAHSINRVHLRDGDWSGLQLRVDNPLPAQGGSDAEPLAQARLLAPGAFRSQRLRAITADDYARLAERDPRVQRASGELVWTGSWYEADVALDPYGRVPAEAPLLGEVQAALQRVRRMGHDLHLETAVYVPIDLALEVCALPGYERGAIKAALLDRFGAGRRRDGQPGYFHPDRLSFGQPLRISALVAEAMAVPGVECARVVRLQRLFAPANRELEDGLLRLGGHEIARLDQDPNYPEHGKLAISVGGGR